The Gadus morhua chromosome 18, gadMor3.0, whole genome shotgun sequence DNA segment aataaaactaaattttctcattctgattgctgtagtacttgccaatggtgggcttttacttactacaggtcattatttgttcatattttacataatagtgaaacaggatgcaattaatagtttgaaatattcaccaaaaatcaataaaactacattttctctTTCTGATtactgtagtacttgccaatggtgggcttttaccaactacgggtcattatttgttgacattttgcattatagcgaatgaggatgcaattaatggTTTGAAATATTCAACAAAAGGAAACTTTCCCAATCTGTTTTAGGCTTGTTGCTAATGGTAAGCTGCTACTTATTATGGGTGACCTTTTTTGTGAAATAGGATGGGAGTAAttatgaaaaacacacaaaaggcaTTGTTAACAAGACATTTCTTAATAACAGATTAGTAAATATGGCTGTAGGCTATATCtcttaaacaaaaacaaagcccagtgataaataaaaatacattttcttatgCTGTGATGTAGCTGCCAGTGACCGTATTTCTTATAACATTATGGTATAATTTcaacaaaatgtcaacaaataatgacccatagtaggtaaaagcccaccattagCAAGTAcgacagcaatcagaatgagaaaatgtcgttttattgatttttggtgaatattttaaactattaattgcatcttgtttcactattatgcaaaatatgaacaaataatgacctgtagtaagtaaaagcccacctttggcaagtactacaacaatcagaatcagaaaatgtagttttattgatttttggtgaatattttaaactattaattgaattgtgtttcactattatgcaagatgtcaacaaataatgacccgtagtaaataaaagcccaccattggcaagtactacagcaatcagaatcagaaaatgtagttttattgatttttggtgaatattttagctattaattaggcctacatcctgtttcactattatgcaaaatatcaacaaataatgacccgcagtaagtaaaagcccaccattggcaagtactacagcaatcagaaggAGAAAATATGTTTCAAGTGATTTGCGGTGATTtgtttcctgaaacaattccatggtaacgtttatgccaccagtctgtggggtgtaatttgtagacggtccctaaaacagataGCAGGCAGGACGTTGATTTAAGAGCATTTCTCGCACAAATATCGATAGGAGCAACATGTCGCTGTGATTTTTGTTGATAAGCTGTCCTATGCTGTCCTCAACATACAGCCGTAATGAAGTGCAATTGTGTTGATGAAGCCGATTGCGGGGTAAATGAAAACCGAATATCCAGCGAATATCGAACCTGCGGCTGACTTTTACCCGCTAAACGCACCTATAGAAACGCTACATATTCAAGGCTTAtgtggcgctggttctccaccaaaaaaaagaagtgaTTTTAGCCAGTCAAAGTTaatacaacaacaactgcgTTGCCCACTGACTCAGTGTCTGTCCTTTCTGGGTCCTCCTCTTCTAGAGTGAGATGGGGGGACAGCTCCGCCTCCGGGAGGAGACCCTGGCCCTGCCGGGGCAGCTCGTCTCTCCAGGGGGTCTGGGGCCTGGGGCGGGGTGTGTCGGCGGGGGTTGACGGCCCCAAGCTGAAGCAGGCGGTGGGTGACATCGCCAGCCTGACCCGGGTCAAGCAGCAGCCCATCGCCATGGGTACGGGCTCCGTGCCCAGCTCCAAACATCTGGACCAGAGGGTACGATACTCAACACACACCTTGCTCCAACATCTTGATTCAACTAGACAGTACTCCAACATCTGGACTAGACGCTTGGATCTGCAAAATAATGACAATCTCGATAATCACATTGATAATTGGGATTATACATTGggattattactattatttactGCTATTCACAGGTTTTCACAGATTACCGATTCAATTCATAACCTGGGGGGCCCACTGTATATAAAACAACTATATTAGTAAAGCAATTGCTGAGTTGTAACTGTTGAGTTGTAACTGTCGTGTAACCCTTTCCCGATTAGCTTATTGCAGGGGCCAGAATCGTATTATTTAACTCCTGATATGGAATAGTGATTTCCCTATGATGAGACCTGTAACGTACCGCTTGGTCCTCCAGGGACAGAGGGGCCAGGCTCGGCCAGAGCAAAGGAGTCCcaagctggggagagagagaggggggagccgGCCCTCCGCCCGTCCACCCTGGAGGAACTGGAGAAGAGGAAGTCCTGTCCAGGGCGCAGTTTGCTTGTGGGTGCTTGTGTTTAGGGCGGGGCGGGGGCACAACATTTGCACCGGGGCCAATCACCATGATGTTACGCTGCTGCTAAGAGCCTCCAACCTTGCACTTATGTTTCTCGACTCTCTTGGGTCGTCCTTGTTCTCTATGGCCACCGGGGGGCACTGTgtactgaagtgtgtgtgtgtgtgtgtgtgtgtgtgtgtgtgtgtgtgtgtgtgtgtgtgtgtgtgtgtgtgtgtgtgtgtgtgtgtgtgtgtgtgtgtgtgtgtgtgtgtgtgtgtgtgtgtgtgtgtgtgtgtgtgtgtgtgtgtgtgcgccaaccAGGAGAGCAGTACGCTCAGAGGGCGTTTATCATAAGTTATAACGAAAATAAAAAAGCCAACCATCAACCAGAACTACATTTGAGTGTACAATAAAAGGCATACATGTATACAAGTGCATTATTTTGTGAGTTTGTCCCATCTTTGTTGTCTGCTGCTCCTTTTTAGAGGTTGAGTAGCATGGACATCCCTCCGGAACTGTGCGGCGGTGGTGACACCGGATCCCAGccgccctccagctcctcctgcccCCTGCTGTCGTCAGTAGCGACAGAGGGATCTCTGAAGGAGATGTGGCAGATGCTGGACCGGGACCTCAGCCCCTCTCTTCTCACTGAAGGTACCTGGTGCTCAGACGCTCACCTGGTGCTCAGACGCTCACCTGTCTGCCCACATCCTTGTTCAATTACTGGTTTTCATTCCAAACATGAATTTCTTATCTTTTTcttatatatagtgtatatatatatatatatatatatatatacagagagagataaatctagatctctctctctctctctctctctctctctctctctctctctctctctctctctctctctctctctctctctctctctctctctctctctctctctatatatatatatatatatatatatatatatatatatatatatatatatatatatactgtaggcctatatatatttatctggatagagatatatatatatatatatatactgtaggtCTATCCAACATTTATCTGGATAGAGATATATTACCGGAGTATAATTCTAGTAGTTCTGTATTTGTGTATCTGATTTGCTTCAACATTGCCCCAGCCCGATTTCAAAGGGACATTTTTCATATTGTGAAATCAATCGTTTTGTGTGTCTTGTGCCACACACCCTCTCAGAACATTATGAAGTAAAGAAGAAAgtcaaggttttttttattctgagaTGCCAAATACCCGTGATGGTtgcctaatgtgtgtgtggttgcacaCACCATGTCAGGGTCTAAAAGATGACCTTCTGGGGAACACTTTCCCAACCAGATCAGAACGGGGATCAGTGACCACCGTTTCACGACTCCTGAAAGGAGAAAGCCCTGCTATTGACCTACTTCTTTAGAGAGGAGCCCGTTGGGCCTTTGTGGCTGAACGTCCTCTGGTCTAGAAGAAGCAGGACTGGATTCGGAGTCTGGCTAAAGTGTGGAACTCAAGCCCAGAATGACTACAGGAAGCCTGGCCCATGCAGCTAGTTAGAAATTACACCCTAACTCACAACTTTACTATTTATAAGATGCAACAGGAtttctgttttgagattcaatAGTAATTACAGATacatcatttttatttatttatctctaAGATCACTTTGGAAAGGTGGAGCAGTTATGTTTTAACCTACagttggagtgtgtgtttgagcgaaGGCCGTCGGTCTCTTTCTGCAAGCTGCCAGGTCAACTAGAAGGTGGGCGGGTTGGAGCATCACCAGGTGGTAGTTGACTGGTCAGGGGGTTAGGTGTCAGGTGATCTTTGACTAATTGGGGCATTGCTAGGTGATGGTTGATTGGTTGGGCTGGGGCCAGGTCATTGTTGGCTAGTTGAGACGTGGCCAGGTCATTGTTGGCTGGTTGGGGCGTGACCAGGTCATTGTTGTCTAGTTGGGGCGTGACCAGGTCATTGTTGGCTAGTTGAGACGTGGCCAGGTCATTGTTGGCTAGTTGAGACGTGGCCAGGTCATTGTTGGCTGGTTGAGACGTGGCCAGGTCATTGTTGGGTGGTTGGGGCGTGGCAAGGTGATAGTGGGCTTGTAAGGGTGTTGTCAGGTGATCTTTGAGCTGGTTGGGGCATCACTAGGTGATCCGTGGCTGGTTGGGGCATCACTAGCTGACCTTGGACTGGTTAGGGCATCACGAGGAGGACATCTTTGAGCTGGTTGGGGAAGTGCCCAGGATATAGAGGGTTGGTTGGGGCTGTGATATGTACTCGCTTGATTCTTGTAATTTCTTGGTTGTATCTTCATGGTTGCaggcacttattgtaagtcgctttggataaacgtCTCAGTTTAATGAATGTTATGTAGCAAGGTAAGTCTCGTCTCTGTGATGAAGGGATACAGCCATACAGGGATGTTGAAGTGCTCTTTTAGAGAGGGGAAGCTTCTCACCCACTCGTGTCCATTTGATCTCCACTGTAGGTGAAGGAGAGCTGGACAGGCCAGCCTTGCAGTTCCTGCTGGGCCTGCTGGCTCAGATTCCCAGTTGAAGCTGAAGGGCATCAAGGTGAGGAGCAAGAGTGTGGGCCCGTTTCCCGACAGGAGCAGGCCTGGGAAAAAAAATCTTGTATGCGGGACTAAAAACAAATATGCTTTCTGACGGAATCCGTCTGAAAGcgacccaaacacaaacaacgcAGCAAAGCGTTTTCTGCCTTAAAGATGATGAACAAGTTTTACTGAACAGATTATTTATTGAAAGTGAATCAGCAGTGCAAAGTATACTCTGGATCGATACAAATACAGTCCTGTTTACCGTTTACATTTTAACATAACATTTTTCTTGAGGCAGAACGTTTTCgtttttataaataattataacattatatatataaatatagataacatttattattaacaCACAAGATGAACCAAAAGCCCTTTTTAACATTATATACAAAAACCAAACAGATTACACTATATTATAAGGTAAGAACACTTGCAAAATGTCCATCGATCTGATAACCAAACCGGACCGAACCAGTTTTTAGTCGGACGGTGATCCTGAGTGGGGGTCCCCTGGTGCTTTGATGTCTGCAAACAGCAGGTGGTcgtggagaagaagaggaacggGCAGCTGGGTCACCGCCGGGCTCCTCATCAGCACGTCTGGACCCAGGTGGGCCCGCAGCCGCAGCCGACACAGGTGGAAGAGCGAGGGCACCCACtctacaagaacacacacacggcttgAACTCCACAAAGCAGCgatacactgagagagagaagtggtgcGGAGGAGCGGTTGTGATGAGGAAGGTTAAACACACAAGGAAATCAATTTGAATTGGACAAAATCGCTAAATaatactgtgtgcgtgtgtgtgtgtgtgtgtgtttgtgtgtgtgtgtgtgtgtgtgtgtgtgtctgtgtgtgtgtgtgtgtgtgtgtgtgtgtgtgtctgtctgtgtgtgcgtgtgttgcggTGCTGACCGAGGTGAGCGGGAGGCGTCCAGGTCTTCATCTTCTGCCGCTGCTCCAGGACGTCTCTCAGCGACCGGCCCAGAGTGGACCGGTCCACCATCTCTAGGAGGTAGGTGAGCGCCTCGCTGGGGGCTTCCTCCAGACTGGGGGGGGCAAAGCAGAGGGGTATAAACTATCACCAGAGCCTGGAGACATTAGACACTAGTGGACGGGGGGGCAAAGCAGAGGGGTATAAACTATCACCAGAGCCTGGAGACATTAGACACTAGTGGACGGGGGGGCAAAGCAGAGGGGTATAAACTATCACCAGAGCCTGGAGACATTAGACACTAGTGTACGGCCGATATTTGCGTTTTTAACGTGTATCGGCATCGGCCGATTTTATTTTGACCGATTTTTTCACGGCAAGATCTACAGAtgattcaataaatgttcccgttttaaattgagacttgtaacatttgttacatcatcatcattgtgtaatctttatgatgtaaattgagggagcAACAGCAGTATccaaatatcggctcaagaaagTCGGTATCGGCGTTTCGGTcctcggctaaggctgatggaAAAAAAACGGTATCGCTATCAGACCTAAGAAATCCATATGGGTCGATCCCGATTAGACACTATGTCATAACTATCCTAAAGCCAGCACCACTAGCAGACTGGTTTACATTAGATCTGATGACTCCCTCTCTATAGCCTGGAGACCAGACCAATCCTGCAAGCTCATGTTTCTCTGCAGATACGTTCTGGCTCCCCTCCCATAAAAAATGTTTTCTGCCCGGTACAAGATAGaccaaccaatcacaaccgtttatctaATATGAGGCGGGATAGTAGGATGACGATGCAGAAGGTTGCCTTGTAGGcattttcaacaacaacaaagatggctgccgctgatgtaGAACTCGCCTTGCATCGCAAACTACACCACCCGTCTCTGTGTGGAAGAAAATGGGCTCCCTGTTCCTGCTCTAGGTTGAGTACAAGCTGTGGCTTTAGTTGTCCTTTGTTTGTGAATTTCtttaaataaagtttgactGAATAAGAATCATTGGAGTCATTGAAGATTGGTCCGTCAGGTCCCAAAGAAAAAAGGTGTTTCCTATCATGTAATAAAACTGCCCTGGAAAGGATCAAAAAGCCCCTTTGTAAAGACGACCCTCTGGTACGCTggtggagagaggtggaggaagtctTACAAGGCGGGCACCAGCAGAGCGTTGGGGTCCAGCCCGCTCTCCAGCAGGGCCGGGAGCCAggagcccgcctccgtggcgtcCTCCTCTGCCGCGCTCACGAgcgcctccagctcctcgccggacagcagggggcgggccccggggcccttcCCCTGGTCCTCACACCTCTGGGCCAGCAGCAGGTCCAGCACGCACGGGTCCGATAGACTCAGCCGCCAGCAATCCTCCGTCAGGGGCGCCCCCGCCCGCATCAGGAGGCTCATGCACcgactggtgggggggggggtataaaaGTTTGAAAGATGTGTCTACCGACACCGTAGACCCGTTGAAATGCACCGTACACCACCGGTTTGGAGTGGGGAGAAGGCTGGCTGCTCAAATAATTAATAACAAAACACTGTTTCTTTTCGCCTTACCTTCAAAAACGTGTCCTCAACAGTGATGACAGGTGTTAACTCTGTTTTCAAGGTGTATTTTAGTTTTACCTATGATTCAACGCTGGGTCGTTCACCATGTTGTACAGGACCAGGCCCAGCGGGGTATATGCGTCGTAATGGTCCTCGTATTCCCAGTTTTCCCAGCCGGCCTCGAGGCTGAAGCCCTCCTTCAGCAGGACCTCCAGCATCTCGGGCTTCTCCAGCACAAAGAACACAGggctcacctccccctccccgctgcCCAGGCCCCGTCGCGTCACCGCAGCCAGCCGCCGCAGGATGCTGATTGGACGGAGGGAGACGGATACAGGTCGGTCAGGGCCGTACCAGTGAGTACACACCAGTGATCACCATGGTTCATTTGGAGCGGGAATATCCAATATCATGCACAACAACGGATAACGTTTTCATTTTGGCTACATCTTGGAATATTTCAAATATCCTGCTCTAAACATTGCCAAAATCTATAACAGAATATATCACGCATGACGGAAAAATGACCACAAACGACCGGTGTACTCCAGCACTTGTTAGCACCCCTACCTGGGTTTCATATTCAGTGAACATTAGAATCTCTGGGTTACTGACGTGGACTCACTTGACGTTGTCCCCCCCAGCGGCAGCATGGATGGCGAGCGGAGGCCAGTATTCGCAGCACACCACATTTGGATCTGCTCTGTGTTTCAGCAGCGCATCGACGCATGGCTCCGACTGAGCCTCCGTGGCGGCCATCAGGGCAGTGCCTCCGTCCGTCGCTTGGATCTCAACGTTTGCGCCTTTTGTTAAGATGAGACAAAGTTTCGCTCCACAGTTTAGGGAACTCCTCCAAGGTGCTACTGAGACTCTTAATGGATATTAGAATATTTACAAAATAGCATCTAGAAGCTCTCAAACTGCCCCAATTAACTCCAACAATTGGGGCAGGCAATTTGGGGGTCACTTCAGGCATGCAGCCCGAAGTGACCCCCAAATTCTACCAATAGCGTATATAGTCGCCAACAAGAAACATCCTACGACCAACCAACGGTCAGCGTGCTCTACCTGGTGATGGTGGTTAGCTGTGGTCAGATTACTTTTGTTGCCAAATTTATAGAATTGGTGTTGGCTACCATTCTGTAGTTGCATGTTGGGAGTTTTCGGAGGCAATTTGCACCTTAAGGGTGACAAGAGTGGTCTGGCCTTGATCAACTGCTGCCATAGGGAGATGTGAGCTCACCTGCAGCGGCCAACATCTCCAGACATTCGTGGTGACCGTGCTCAGCTGCTAGATATAAGGCCGTCTTCTGTTCCACGTTGCGAAGGTTGAGCGCACCAAAGCGTAACAGCATGGAAACTAGCTCACTAGAACCCTGAGAaggtaatagagagagagagagagagagagagagagagagagagagagagagagagagagagagagagagagagagagagagagagagagagagagagagagagagagagagagagaccttttaTAAACTGGTGGCTTGGTGATTCAACAACTTCTATGCAAGAACTAGAATTTGCTTTTAAACAAACCTCCAGCCCCTAGCTGGTGTTTACAACCAAGAGGGCAGTAAGGGTGTGAGGTTCTACCTGAGCGGAGGCAAGGTGAAGGCAAGACTGCCCAGAGGCATCTGTTACATGGACTGCTCCCCCCTTTCTAATGAGCACCATGGCCGTCGCTGGTTTATCGTTTGAAACGGCTGTACACAGAGAAAAAGAAAACCATCACATTAACACCCTCCCGCAGCAACAAGCCAAGTGTTTAACTGTAGGAGCGCAGGCTAGGTCCTCACCGGCGAGGAGCGGCGTGAGGCCTGATGCGTCCTTGACGTTTATGTTCGCGCCGGCGGCCGCCAGGAGCTTCACGACGTCCGTGTGGCCCTCGGCTGCGGCCATGAACACCGCTGTCTTGCCGTTGGGTGCCCGTGTGTTCACATACTCGATGAAGACGCCAGAGGCGGCTGTAAAAGGCATGATGACAACTTTAAATAAGGCAAGGCGATAGAAGAACTTTATTTCATCCCCTATATGTGGAATTCACTAGTTATAGCACAcccacgcagacagacacacacaagggcgTAGGAACCAGAGGGGTCGTGTCCCCTCCAATTTTCAAGACAGGCGCATTCGTCCCACCCAAATATTATGccgcaaaatatttgattttcAAGTATTTTACTCACTTGCCCCCATGAATGGTGTTGTATGCCCCCCACGGAGCCTTTAAGGCAGCACGCAGGTTTGGGGGCGGTTGGGGGTTAAGGCCTTCAGGCTAGAAACCCTTTCGAATCGCTGCCTAGAAGGCTAAGTTGGGGGCATAACACACCTTCGTCCCCTCAACGGCTCAGACTGTTTGTGATGCGGGTGTCTGCAGCTAGCGACAGGTTAGAGCCGTTAAGATGAAAGGACAGCAGCAGCGCAGTTTAAGTGATTTCTTTCTCCAggggaagaaaaataaaaaaggaaatgtgAGTTGGTCATAATTTTATCCAGGAGGATAATTATATTTTCGTTAGAGTTGTTGCTTTAACATGTTCAGATGTTCaaccgcccggatcatcacccgcaccaaatcatctgaccacatcacccctgtcctcatccaacttcactggctcccagtacactaccgcatccaatacaaaaccctactcctcacctacaaagctctccacaacctagcccccagttatctctgtgacctcctccaagaatacactccctcccgctccctccgctcaacctctgctggactactatgtatccccacatcatgactcactacaatgggtgcccggtcattcagctgttcagcacccaggctctggaactccctccccccacacataaaacaatcagacaccattacaaccttcaagtcacaactcaaaactcacctgttcaaactcgcacacaacgtctaactgatcactgttttgattgtttgtttgttttgttttgtcttgtttttgttttatttattatttatcatatttactttttttttttttttcacaatgtcttgttttttaaaagatttatgatgactatatgctctgtaaggtgaccttgggtgtcttgaaaggcgcctctaaattaaatgtattattattattattatgttaagcTGATGTTGTGATTCAACATCTAACTAGTACACTCTTGCTGGGTAAAAGGGTTATTATGAACGTTACTAGCCAACGTTTGCTGGCGAAAATGATTTAAGATGACTgtaaaaataacattatttttCTACAAACTTAACCCATGTCACTTGAAAACGAGTAACGTCACACATCTCCCACATCTAGAAAGGatctgtctgtatgtttttcCCTTGTTCTTGACAATCCCATCAGTATTTTTCTATGCCTTATTAATCTCCACTGCTTTCATATTAGAGATCAGATGAAGTCCAGCTGGACGCTAACAGTGAGGGTGAATCAGGGACAGCCAGCACTGCAGAGTTTCAGGTAGGTGCTACAGTATATGAAGAGTGAGGTGATGTAAGGTTGTTGATCATGAGAGGAAGGTTTTAACATGATAAGAAGTGAACATTTAAAATTACAAACATGATTTTAATATTCCACTAGCTTTACCATCAGTATTTTTCAATACCTTATTCACCTAAccttaaagggttagggttagggtgcttGTAGTAACTGCAGTCTTGTTGCATTGTGTGACATTGTGACTGTTTTCCTTTTAGGGTGTTCAGAGCAGGGACAGACAGCTGAGAGACACTGAAGTCAGggcagagaggacagagagtcATATCAGCCACATCCAAAATTCATTGAAACTCAAGTTCTGTCTAACTGAACTCTCTCCTTCCAAGAGCGGTGGTAGAAGGACTTTCCCTGGCTACATTATGATGCAGTACAGAAGggggttttgtgtttttattgcatGAGAGTTTACCAGGACAAACCCACACCATTTGCTGTAAAATCCGAGCCCGCCTTTATCACTTCTGGATTCAGAAATTTGAAGAAAGCTATTGGAAAATGTAAAGCCCATGAAAGTAGTCATACACACATCACGCTGTCTCTGTGACTGCACAAGAAAATCACCCTGTAAATGCACAGTTGTCCGGTGCTTTGGCAAATACACAATCAGACAACAGGCACTGTCTGGGAAAGTCATGAGTTCAATCAAATATTTGGCCCGACAGGAACAGGCCTTGAGAGGACATGAGGATGAAAACAGTCATGTTATAATTAGTATGCATTCTGTGCTTATTAATATGGACATTGATGATACGTATTAgatattcaaattcaaaacgaCGCTGCAAGTTTAGATTTTGTTTTCATGTCCTAAGGCTTTATTTCATGCGTGGATTTGTAAAACACGTgtcagtagtaggcctactggtaAGACGTACTCCATACTTTTCATCATGTTAACTAGTTGCGTTCTGTCGCACGCTGTAATGCTGTAAATCCCCACTAAGTGAAACTGTCCCCCATGATTTGTGTTTCAGATAAACAGAACGTGTGTTACCTGTCCAATCAGTAACGCGGAAGCAACAATGTTAGTTTCTCTTTCATTTTAGTGGACACCGGTCCCA contains these protein-coding regions:
- the LOC115530786 gene encoding ankyrin repeat and SOCS box protein 3-like isoform X2; this translates as MPFTAASGVFIEYVNTRAPNGKTAVFMAAAEGHTDVVKLLAAAGANINVKDASGLTPLLAAVSNDKPATAMVLIRKGGAVHVTDASGQSCLHLASAQGSSELVSMLLRFGALNLRNVEQKTALYLAAEHGHHECLEMLAAAGANVEIQATDGGTALMAATEAQSEPCVDALLKHRADPNVVCCEYWPPLAIHAAAGGDNVNILRRLAAVTRRGLGSGEGEVSPVFFVLEKPEMLEVLLKEGFSLEAGWENWEYEDHYDAYTPLGLVLYNMVNDPALNHSLEEAPSEALTYLLEMVDRSTLGRSLRDVLEQRQKMKTWTPPAHLEWVPSLFHLCRLRLRAHLGPDVLMRSPAVTQLPVPLLLHDHLLFADIKAPGDPHSGSPSD
- the LOC115530786 gene encoding ankyrin repeat and SOCS box protein 3-like isoform X1: MPFTAASGVFIEYVNTRAPNGKTAVFMAAAEGHTDVVKLLAAAGANINVKDASGLTPLLAAVSNDKPATAMVLIRKGGAVHVTDASGQSCLHLASAQGSSELVSMLLRFGALNLRNVEQKTALYLAAEHGHHECLEMLAAAGANVEIQATDGGTALMAATEAQSEPCVDALLKHRADPNVVCCEYWPPLAIHAAAGGDNVNILRRLAAVTRRGLGSGEGEVSPVFFVLEKPEMLEVLLKEGFSLEAGWENWEYEDHYDAYTPLGLVLYNMVNDPALNHSRCMSLLMRAGAPLTEDCWRLSLSDPCVLDLLLAQRCEDQGKGPGARPLLSGEELEALVSAAEEDATEAGSWLPALLESGLDPNALLVPAFLEEAPSEALTYLLEMVDRSTLGRSLRDVLEQRQKMKTWTPPAHLEWVPSLFHLCRLRLRAHLGPDVLMRSPAVTQLPVPLLLHDHLLFADIKAPGDPHSGSPSD